From one Trifolium pratense cultivar HEN17-A07 linkage group LG1, ARS_RC_1.1, whole genome shotgun sequence genomic stretch:
- the LOC123900004 gene encoding kinesin-like protein KIN-12B isoform X2 — translation MQESLGGNVKLTLLCAISATQSCRCETLCTLRFAQRAKAIKNKAVVNEVIREHKLQQYKHEKERNQWTEAESRLISLTEELRAEVETNRLLAEKRKRELDAERKCSKELKDALQIANDDVKKATSVAGVRSVVSKLIHTPAAETSALNAEQEEERRILIDEDRGLQYQLKDTSEAMQAAGELPLPLKEAEGVVTAKIKPC, via the exons ATGCAGGAGTCTCTTGGTGGAAATGTAAAATTAACATTGCTCTGCGCTATTTCCGCTACACAAAG CTGTAGGTGTGAAACTTTGTGTACATTGAGATTCGCACAACGTGCCAAAGCTATCAAGAACAAAGCTGTTGTAAATGAAGTAATACGCGAACACAAG TTGCAACAGTACAAGCATGAGAAGGAAAGAAATCAATGGACCGAGGCAGAAAGCAGGTTAATTTCGCTTACTGAAGAACTCAGAGCTGAAGTTGAAACTAACAGGTTGTTAGCTGAAAAGAGGAAGCGTGAATTAGATGCTGAGAGGAAGTGTTCCAAGGAACTGAAGGATGCACTGCAAATAGCTAATGATGATGTCAAGAAAGCAACTTCGGTAGCTGGAGTAAGAAGTGTTGTGTCTAAACTCATACATACCCCTGCAGCAGAAACTTCAGCATTAAACgcagaacaagaagaagaaaggagAATTCTAATAGATGAAGATAGAGGGCTTCAGTATCAACTGAAAGATACTTCTGAAGCAATGCAAGCTGCAGGTGAACTGCCTCTACCTCTTAAAGAAGCAGAAGGTGTTGTCACTGCTAAG ATAAAGCCCTGCTAG
- the LOC123900004 gene encoding putative B3 domain-containing protein At1g78640 isoform X1: MVHCNSCSCCLTDDVCHLHPTLPSCSNTKQKQHSNKKRKQRQEEETQQQTKNVVVGTNWDVCDYDIPLKKEKSDPGNGIIWGYCEYDLPMKKRKINREKSNLSYNNNNNNNNVSFIFSSIENNVSSSTSHDDTKIANKQETKKTCNVDDEWEIKKVLEKSDVCRTLSRLMLKKELTQEFVIPMGLCGAKAAKHKGVEVKVWDVDTKSLHSLVFKIWTSAQCHIFNKRWFKDFVLRRELKKGDQIGLHWDQDNGRFNFSVITL; encoded by the coding sequence ATGGTTCACTGTAATTCTTGCTCCTGCTGCTTGACCGATGATGTTTGTCATCTACACCCAACACTTCCTTCTTGCTccaatacaaaacaaaaacaacactcCAATAAGAAACGAAAACAACGCCAAGAAGAAGAAACCCAACAACAAACCAAAAATGTTGTTGTTGGGACAAATTGGGATGTTTGCGATTATGATATTCCattgaagaaggaaaagagtGATCCTGGCAACGGGATAATTTGGGGCTATTGCGAATATGATCTTCcaatgaagaagagaaagatCAATAGGGAAAAGAGTAATCTCagctacaacaacaacaacaacaacaacaacgtatcttttatcttttcttcCATCGAAAACAATGTTTCTTCGTCTACCAGCCACGACGACACAAAAATCGCCAACAAACAAGAAACTAAGAAGACGTGTAATGTTGATGATGAATGGGAGATCAAGAAGGTGCTTGAAAAGAGCGATGTTTGTCGCACTTTGAGTAGGCTTATGTTGAAGAAAGAATTGACTCAAGAGTTTGTGATTCCGATGGGGTTGTGTGGTGCTAAAGCTGCCAAGCATAAAGGTGTTGAAGTAAAAGTATGGGACGTTGACACAAAGTCTCTTCATTCTCTTGTTTTCAAGATCTGGACTTCCGCACAATGCCACATTTTCAATAAGAGATGGTTCAAAGATTTTGTTCTTAGAAGGGAATTAAAGAAAGGAGATCAAATTGGCTTACATTGGGATCAAGATAACGGACGCTTTAACTTTTCCGTAATTACTTTATAA
- the LOC123891951 gene encoding putative B3 domain-containing protein At1g78640 has translation MVHCNSCSSCLTDDVCHLHLTLPSCSNTKQKQHSNKKRKQGQEEETQQQTKNVVGTNWDVCDYDISLKKEKSDPGNGIIWGYCEYDLPLKKRKINRGDQETKKTGNVDDEWEIKKVLEKSDVCRALSRLMLKKELTQEFVIPMGLGGAKAAKHKGVEVKVWDVDTKSLHSLVFKIWTSAQCHVFNKRWFKDFVLRRELKKGDQIGLHWDQDNGRFNFSVISL, from the coding sequence ATGGTTCACTGTAATTCTTGCTCCTCCTGCTTGACCGATGATGTTTGTCATCTACACCTAACACTTCCTTCTTGCTccaatacaaaacaaaaacaacactcCAATAAGAAACGAAAACAAGGCCAAGAAGAAGAAACCCAACAACAAACCAAAAATGTTGTTGGGACAAATTGGGATGTTTGCGATTATGATATTTCattgaagaaggaaaagagtGATCCTGGCAACGGGATAATTTGGGGCTATTGCGAATATGATCTTCCATTGAAGAAGAGAAAGATCAATAGGGGAGATCAAGAAACTAAGAAGACGGGTAATGTTGATGATGAATGGGAGATCAAGAAGGTGCTTGAAAAGAGCGATGTTTGTCGCGCTTTGAGTAGACTTATGTTGAAGAAAGAATTGACTCAAGAGTTTGTGATTCCGATGGGGTTGGGTGGTGCTAAAGCTGCCAAGCATAAAGGTGTTGAAGTAAAAGTATGGGACGTTGACACAAAGTCTCTTCATTCTCTCGTTTTCAAGATATGGACTTCCGCACAATGCCACGTTTTCAATAAGAGATGGTTCAAAGATTTTGTTCTTAGAAGGGAATTAAAGAAAGGAGATCAAATTGGCTTACATTGGGATCAAGATAACGGACGCTTTAACTTTTCCGTaattagtttataa